The nucleotide window GACTCATTTGTTACCGTATTACTTGTACGTGTATGTAAGCTAGCAACATGATAAGGAATGAGTACGTGTTCTTTCGCAGGTATCTGCCTCACTTTTATATGATGGATGAGGTGCGTTTTCATTAACACGATTTGATCGGACTTGGACAGAAGAAAATGCCAAGTCAAAAAAAACGGAAATAAAAATCCATTATTGAAATAAAGTCCTTCTTATCTATCCAAAAGTCGTTCCAAACTGTTCATGTAAGGCATTCTTTCTAGCAAAACACTAGCTTATGGTAGTACGGCCGAGTCAATCCATCAGATGATATCACCATTAAAAAAGACTCTTACACGTTCGAGACGGATGGAATTCTAAGTGATAATCGAGTCAGGTGGTCTCGTCATCTTGGCACATCTTAAGAGTATCAGCGTCTAAGCTCAGCCATTTATTAACCAATGCTGTTTCAGCACTAGTTTGAATGCAAAAAAAACGACTGCTGTCAAATCGATAATTTTAAGATGACGAGGGAAGCTGAGTAGTGTTTCACATTACGTACTCACTATGAGTAAATCAAATTTTTAATTCGATAGTACTTCAGCTAATGAACAAAGTGAAACACCACCCTCTGACGTGTATTCACTCTGCGTTTAGACTCGGCGGCTCTTGAGGTCCAATTCAGAGGGTTTGAAGACATGGCCATTTCCTGAAAAGTATGTCTTCCTTCATCAGTTCAAAGTATTTTAAATCCATTTGAGACTCGAAAACAAACATTCAAGCACCACTCCTCAGAGTTTCTAGATTATCGATACGCAATTAAATCGGAGATGGAATGCTTATAATTCCCTTTTTATGTTTAAGGTGCTGAGTATCGGAAGAGAGGGGTGAATATTGATGTAGCCTGGTTGGATCGAACTACAAGGCTTCATTGGAGATGATAGGAAAGTGAAGCGATCGTGGTAACCAGACAAACCATTTCGCAGCTCATGTAGCAGGAAAGGGAGTTAGCAGTGGACATTGGGATTCTGACGAACAACCATGGTTCTCTGGACACTATGGAAGATTGTGCAAGGGAGTATAGATAGTAAAGATGCAAAGCAAGGGCTGCGCACCCGGATATTCTGAATTAGGTCACTTTTGAACGGTAATACGACGTAGCTGGCTATTGAAATCACAAGATTGTAACAAAAGCTTCTCCAGGGATGTAATTGGTTTATTTATGAGAGCTGTAGTGAGTTAAAAGTATCTTTTGTACGTCGTTGAACTCATTTGTCACCCAAATCATGTTTAGTTCTGTAGAACTTGTTAAGTTGAATAGCACGGCTGACAAATTAACTTCGAAGTTAATGATAAAGGTGGAAGAATAAACAACGATTAATACTAAAGCGCAAATGGTCTATGTGCCGCCACCCCATTGTAGTTTATAACTCactctcaatttcttgaaacaTTACATTGTAATCTATTAACCTAGTTCCGCAGCAATGGCTGAAATGTGAGGCAATGGGTAATCTTACTCTGAAAGACCTGTGAAAACTATAAAAGTGTGGCAAAAAGAAGTGTATAGCAAAACTACAGACAGAAATAATAGGGACCGAAAACTCGTGAAGGATAAGTGGAGAGCCTCCGAAAGTTCAGGTATATTATTGATGGAGAAGACTCGAGAAAAAAGTGAGTTGTGACTAACAAAATTTGGTTCGAAATCGTGGCAGCTATCAAGAGTTTACTTTGCAAGCAGAAGAGTTAGTTATTGAGGAGGCTATATAATCGAACGTGGCCCACGTCTTCTCTACCTCGTCCAGATTATTGAAAGAGCTAACGGTTGTCACAGAACTCGTAATAATAAGCAACTGATATTCCAAAGGCCCAATAGTGATACTATCACTATACTGCCATACGCCCTAAAAAATTGGCCACATTCCTGATGAAAAAAGCCACTTAAGAGCCATCGAAGGGCCCTAATTAGCGGCTGTGGTATTAGTAGGTCTGCGGTATCAATGCTGATGAGATACGGTTTATCTTAGTAAGCTTGGAACTAATTTGAAAAGCCTCTTCGGTTACCCATTAAATATCTTTACCTGCACATCAATTATTTCTTACTGATCAACCCTAGAGTACCACTGATGAGAGGGACGAGGATCATATCAGTGTGATTGGAGGGGGGGCATGTTCTGCTTAGGCAGCAGCTGGTGTCAAAACGGTTTCAATGTGACCAATGGCCGTTGATAGCCGGACTCTCAGGCAGGTTAGCCAAACCATCCTTAGTAACATGCAGAATATCGATGGAATCGTGCCACCATTCATCTTTGATATAATGTTCTCGTCATTAGCACCATAATATAAGGACTTTTATAGGTGTTGATATGCTGCTCAAGGACCTAAACCGGGATCAGCCCCAAGACGTGTTATAATGCCTTGATCATTTAtcgaaaaaaaaaagtgACGAATCGTTTATTAAAAATAAGAAAGTAGCATGCTGTGCTTCAACATGATCACGGTCCGTCTTGGTCACTATAAAACAACCAATTGGAATTATTGCAGGGATAGATCACAGGTGGTTGGATGACTCTGATGTGGTAATCGATTGCGAAATAGTACAGCATGATTAAAAATGTCACTGTATGGTGTCGAATTCTACAACGAAGCTAGCTCCAATCATCATCACACTTTTGCGAGGAAGTGGTCCAAAATGATGTGGAACTCAGTCCCTTGGTCCATCTGTAAGCGAAGAATCTTTGCCTCCAGTTGTGTATAAATGAACCGTACCAATTCGGAAATAATGCAGTAAAGCTTTGTGAAGCTTTCTATCTAAGGGGAGAGACCGATTTGTATCTAGTGCATTCGTCAGCgaagatgagaagaaatggtgGCACATCTACTGCAGTAAATTTTAACGACTCAAAAAGATCAGGTTGGATGAGTTAGAATGGTCTGTATTCCTTTTGATAATTCAATCGGGAGTTCATGATAtaccaaattttgaagagttccCCTCTATGCCTTCACCACACTAAAATGTCTGAAGGTTTGTCCAGTAAACATCTAGATCAATCCCGGCTATGGGTCCATTCTTAAAAGTGTCGTTTAATACTTTTAACGTACATGTTCAAACAGTCTATGATTGCGGTCCATGGAATATTTGACCTTGCTGATGTTGTAGGCCTTATGTCTACCTGTCTCCTGCGGTTAAACCATGATTTTGACGAAACGGGAAGTATGGTCCTTTCTGTCTCATCTTAGCTGCAGGAAATCCATATTGTTTTCAATACTTCAGTTTCTGGAGTTTACATAGAATCCCTGTTTCAACTCGCCAACACTTAATAAATTCGTTTTGTTTGTGGAAGATGACAAGGCGTTGACCCTGAAAGATCTGCTATTCAAGAATTGTAGGTCAGTGTTCCTTTTGATTGCTCTATCATGGGCTGGCCTTTagcatcttcaaaagtgcGCTCTGCGTCTGATATCTCATCATGCAGGTGATCTTCGGTGGTGAAGATGGTCGTGGATGCACCAGAGTCGGTCAATAAAAATCTTTCCTCGTTGATCTTTTATCTTTATTCTTAGAACAGTATTGGCTGAGGCCtgagttcatcatcagtgTGGGTTTCATCTGATGTAACCTCTGATTCGAGATTTAAGTCATCGACATGATTAGCCTTGGCCCTAGTTTAAGTCCAATTTTTATGGTCAGGCTGCTTGGATGCTATCTCCTTTTTCTTTGTATTTTACTGGTTTTGCCTGATCTGAGCTCATCTCTAATTTGCTCAGTTCTATTATCACAGTACTTCGCCATACGATCATTTTTGTGACAAATGGAACATTTAACAGCCTTGGTGTTTGTTGTATTGTATTCCAGTCTTCTATTATAAAATGACAAGATTTCCTTCTCGACGGCGTTTATGTTCGGTTCAATCTTGCCAACACATAACTGTGAGTGGATCGACATGAAGTCACCTCTAAGGCCTTGGCTCAGTAATTGGGCCTTGGTCTTTGGAACAAGGGTGTTgccatcttcttcccaTTCGGCGATGGCCGTCTTTACCTTGTTAATGTACACCTTGGGTTGATATTTTCCATCGTATGTGAAACTCATTAGTCTTTTCATCGCATCAAAGTTGTCCTCATAGGTGATCTTTTCGAACGCTATTGAAATGATTTCCGACATTGAAAATCCTTCATCCTGGGCTACTTTTATCCAGGGTGGATAGTTCTCTGGGCTAACGCAATCGTTGAAAACATGTTCAATGTGCCACGATTCTGCCATCGTTGGTTGCCTTTTAGTTTCACCGAATGAATTCGGAATAATGTCCTTGCAGtttattctttcaagataaaAGGcgaacttcttcatccactTATTGAACCCTTTTACGTCAGTGAGCGGTTCTGGTCGGATCATGGAAACGAGCATATTCATCGAGTTGTAGCTATTTCCAGCGGAACTCGTTGACTGTCCATCCTTTTGTGGATGGAATTCAGTGCTTACATTATCCGAGCACGACGATGCATTAGCCGGTCGATAAGAATGTTCAGGTCTTGTGCTTCCGAAGTCGCTGTATCCGTGATATGGTGGACGGAATCGTCCTCCCTGCATCATATGGtccatcatcatttccTGGTATTGACCTGGGAACATTTCAAATAGTGGAACCATCATTGGAAATTGATAAGGCATTTGGCCTAATATCCAATGGGAGGAATCTTAGGATCCTTGGAACTCTGATTATCTTCAGGCGAGAAGCCTGCTGTGGTGGTTGGTCGCCAAACtaaaattttttttattaGCCAGTGTACGAAGGCTGCAAGCAAAGGGGAAAAGACCGAGGCTAGTCATGTTTAAGCCGTCAGACAGTTTGATCTTGGTCTGGATGGGGTAACTGGACCCTGCGAATATAATGCAATGCATAACTACGGCTTGCACAGAATTTGATCCAATTGGAGTGTCTCGGAGTTTGTGCCCAAAGTGGACTATCGTCAACGCTTCAGGGGCTTTTGCCCCTTCTGCGTAAATCTCGTTTACCTTCACCACCTTTGCCATGGAAACTGGGCATTTTTTGGgtttttttctttgtaaacTAGGAAGACGGTTCTTTCCGCGAGATTTAGTCAATCATACAATCGTCATTTACTGACAACCATAACTATTTGTTAACTCAATTACGTCCCCTTGGTGACCGGAGTTAAACGGTGCATTTTTTCTTAATTACTTCATCTCTCCCGATACAAGATCTATCACGCTACCATAATGATTCTGGCTTCTCTTCTAGTATTCCTGCTGATTCCACATAAAGCTTTTTGTGATGACACCGGAAAGGAAGGGGATGCATATCAACAAATTAATGAGGGGATTGGAAACGTTGCAGCTTGGGGAATTAGTTTAATCAAACCTTCCTTCCAGGGAGCCTTTTCATATGGGGCTAGCAAAGTTGCTAGTGAAGCTATGCTGGCATGTGGTGTTTGCGTCAGGAATAATGAAGATCCTAATGTTAAATGCCAGCAGGCACTTGAATGGGCAGCCAGAACAATTGCATTATCGGCTTTTGGTGGTCATGCATACAACAACGGTGCTCTGAAGAGAGAAGGGGATCCATCCTATGATTGGTATCACGCGGTCGAAAAATTGCTTGACGGAGACAGCATCAGGGCTTTCTTAAGTGATTTTATATCTTTCGTCTGGGACAGGATCCATCTGGTCCCTCATTTGTTTTATACAATAGTAAATTGGATTCTATCCTTAACGTCTCGCTTCATGAGGGAGCTGGTGGAGTTGGTGTCGTTTCTGCTAGTCACCCTAAAAGCAACTCTACATTAACCAAGAGAGAACAAATGTAGCCACTCTGTCAAGGGCAGATGAATGCAGATTATTGCGGTAATCTAGaagttggagaaattgATAGTTCTGGAGGATGGTCACACATGGCAGAGTTGGCCGGTCATTATACATTCGCCGATGGTATGACTGAGTATGGATACCACGGATATACAACGAGTTTTACAAAGCTTACCTTCATGACGACAACTAGTCTCAATCTGTTTGGCTAG belongs to Torulaspora delbrueckii CBS 1146 chromosome 4, complete genome and includes:
- the TDEL0D06680 gene encoding uncharacterized protein, which gives rise to MILASLLVFLLIPHKAFCDDTGKEGDAYQQINEGIGNVAAWGISLIKPSFQGAFSYGASKVASEAMLACGVCVRNNEDPNVKCQQALEWAARTIALSAFGGHAYNNGALKREGDPSYDWYHAVEKLLDGDSIRAFLSDFISFVWDRIHLVPHLFYTIVNWILSLTSRFMRELVELVSFLLVTLKATLH
- the TDEL0D06670 gene encoding uncharacterized protein (Ty like retrotransposon), whose amino-acid sequence is MPYQFPMMVPLFEMFPGQYQEMMMDHMMQGGRFRPPYHGYSDFGSTRPEHSYRPANASSCSDNVSTEFHPQKDGQSTSSAGNSYNSMNMLVSMIRPEPLTDVKGFNKWMKKFAFYLERINCKDIIPNSFGETKRQPTMAESWHIEHVFNDCVSPENYPPWIKVAQDEGFSMSEIISIAFEKITYEDNFDAMKRLMSFTYDGKYQPKVYINKVKTAIAEWEEDGNTLVPKTKAQLLSQGLRGDFMSIHSQLCVGKIEPNINAVEKEILSFYNRRLEYNTTNTKAVKCSICHKNDRMAKYCDNRTEQIRDELRSGKTSKIQRKRR